The proteins below come from a single Clarias gariepinus isolate MV-2021 ecotype Netherlands chromosome 17, CGAR_prim_01v2, whole genome shotgun sequence genomic window:
- the LOC128545783 gene encoding metal transporter CNNM4 isoform X1: MATQWSGQGGLLTLLVVLWSTVCGHTETTVISWSQILGMRLERSNKPATIIEDGVIQVTEESSVQLRFYGLQLSSDSASQIRFVELVEEEDDRDSVNRTCVDFTKDISVGSYMNVSSRGTSGVVNVTVKPLRKTEREREYIACIRSPEGKWHLLSENDGRLQVVEERTSLLPLWLQISLVSCLLVLSGMFSGLNLGLMALDPMELQIVQSCGTDKEKRYARKISPIRSKGNYLLCSLLLGNVLVNTTLTILLDGLIGSGIGAVAVSTVGIVIFGEIVPQALCSRHGLAVGANTILLTKFFMLLTIPLSFPISKLLDCILGQEIGRVYNREKLLGMLKVTEAYIDLEKEELNMIHGALELRTKTVEDIMTPLNNCFMIKSDSVLDFNTMTEIMESGYTRIPVYEDELSNIVDILYVKDLAFVDPDDCTTLKTVTKFYNHPVHVVFHDTKLDAMLEEFKKGKSHLAIVQRVNNEGEGDPFYEVLGLVTLEDVIEEIIKSEILDESDLYIDNKTRKKVDPNKNKRDFSAFKDESESKVKISPQLLLAAHRFLATEVSLFSAQQISDKILLRILKHPDVIQDLRFNENDKRSQQHYLYQRGKPVDYFILILQGLI, encoded by the exons ATGGCCACACAGTGGAGCGGACAGGGCGGCTTATTAACTTTGCTTGTGGTCCTTTGGAGCACTGTTTGCGGTCACACGGAGACGACGGTCATATCCTGGAGCCAGATACTGGGCATGAGACTGGAGAGGAGTAACAAGCCGGCCACAATCATTGAGGACGGTGTCATTCAGGTGACAGAAGAGAGCAGCGTCCAGCTAAGGTTTTACGGGCTGCAGCTCAGTTCGGACTCCGCGTCCCAGATCCGGTTCGTGGAGCTCGTTGAAGAGGAGGATGACAGAGACTCGGTAAACAGGACTTGTGTCGATTTTACCAAAGATATCAGCGTTGGGAGTTACATGAACGTCAGCAGTCGAGGGACATCAGGTGTGGTGAATGTAACCGTTAAGCCGCTTCGCAAAACTGAGCGCGAGCGGGAGTACATCGCGTGCATCAGGAGTCCGGAAGGCAAGTGGCACCTGCTGTCAGAGAACGACGGTAGGTTACAGGTTGTAGAGGAGAGGACCTCTCTGCTCCCTTTGTGGCTTCAGATCTCCTTGGTGTCTTGCCTGCTTGTCCTGTCCGGCATGTTCAGTGGACTCAATCTGGGGCTCATGGCGTTAGATCCGATGGAGCTACAAATAGTGCAAAGTTGTGGTACCGATAAAGAAAAAAGGTATGCACGCAAAATCAGTCCTATTCGTAGCAAGGGGAATTACCTGCTCTGCTCATTATTGCTTGGTAATGTCCTTGTAAATACCACTCTTACTATCTTGTTGGATGGTCTTATCGGATCCGGCATTGGCGCAGTAGCGGTATCCACTGTGGGCATTGTGATCTTTGGTGAGATCGTGCCACAGGCGCTGTGTTCTCGCCATGGTTTGGCAGTCGGTGCCAACACCATCCTGTTGACGAAGTTCTTCATGCTTCTTACCATCCCATTGTCGTTTCCCATCAGCAAGCTCCTTGACTGCATTTTGGGACAAGAAATTGGCAGAGTGTACAACAGGGAGAAGCTGCTGGGAATGCTGAAGGTGACGGAAGCATACATCGACTTGGAAAAGGAAGAGCTCAATATGATTCATGGTGCATTGGAGTTGAGGACCAAAACAGTTGAGGATATCATGACACCACTGAACAACTGCTTCATGATCAAATCTGATTCTGTGCTTGACTTTAACACCATGACCGAGATCATGGAGAGCGGCTACACACGCATCCCAGTCTACGAAGATGAACTCTCCAACATAGTAGACATTTTGTATGTAAAAGATTTGGCCTTTGTTGATCCGGATGACTGCACAACACTCAAAACCGTTACTAAGTTTTACAACCACCCTGTCCATGTTGTCTTCCACGACACCAAACTGGATGCCATGTTAGAGGAGTTCAAAAAGG gCAAATCTCATCTGGCCATAGTCCAGAGGGTAAATAATGAGGGAGAGGGGGACCCTTTCTATGAGGTGCTGGGTCTAGTGACACTGGAAGATGTTATTGAAGAGATCATCAAGTCAGAGATCCTGGATGAGTCTGACCTATACA TTGATAATAAAACCAGAAAGAAGGTGGAcccaaataaaaataagaggGACTTTTCAGCCTTCAAAGATGAAAGTGAATCCAAAGTGAAGATTTCTCCCCAGCTGCTCTTAGCTGCTCATCGGTTCCTGGCGACGG AGGTAAGCCTTTTCAGTGCACAGCAGATCTCGGACAAGATTTTGCTGCGAATTTTGAAGCATCCAGATGTCATCCAGGATCTACGGTTCAATGAAAATGACAAGCGCTCACAGCAGCACTACCTGTATCAGCGTGGCAAGCCTGTTGACTATTTCATTCTCATCTTACAG ggtttaatatga